The Primulina tabacum isolate GXHZ01 chromosome 1, ASM2559414v2, whole genome shotgun sequence genome contains the following window.
gcaaaaattatatatatatatatatatatatagacacacacacacacacacacatgataTATTCGTTCCTAATTGTTATGAACATCCTTGAACAAGTTGTTGTTGGATATtagttataatatttgaaagaatGTTTGAAATATTCGAAATGCACTGTAATGATTCGAATTAGAAATGGCAATAAAATTCCAATATCTGATATGTTTTGACCCTGATGCGATGGGATATAATAATCATTCATTTGGCCTCACTCCTTAGTGAAGTAACATATAGGAGACTTATCAATAAACCATCAAAATGAGATTATTTTCAGAGATATGTTTGTATTATGTTCATATTCGATTCAACATGtttattattgaaattatgataatgtatctgtataattataaccttgatATTTATTATGCACGATCGACCCTCATTTACTAAGTATTTTCTCAAATATTCACCCCTTACATTTCCACCCCCGATAAAAACGAGGAACAAATCGAGGATAAAGAAAAAGAATACTTTTGGGGATAGTGATGAGGCCAATCCAACTCAAGACCAGTCTTGTCATTCTGTTTTTTAGTTGTATTATCGTGTTTTATGCTTCCGAATTTCTTTTCAATCGCATTATAACgatgattattgatttatataatGGACTAGCTTTTGGCTATTTGATGTgctatgtaatgcccgaattttaaaaaaaaaaactgaaaaaaaatttattgttcATATGTTACTATTCAAGCGCTACGGCGCTAGAATAGTAGCGCCTAAGCTCTAGTTTTGCGTAAAATTTGGTGCTGAGGCACTAAAAAGTGGTGATGCGGCGCTACAAACGCGAAAAATCAATATCTAAGCCTACTTTCACCTCCACCAATCattttgtaaggcccgagaatttgattaccgtaatctgaaatgatttggtgataattgaggcgattatagacggaaaaaaAACACGGAAtatagccctcgcgcatattcCGTGTTTTTCTTCCGTCTATAATCGCctcaattatcaccaaatcatttcagattacggtaatcaaattctcgggccttacacattTCCCTCCTCCTCCACGCAAATCCTCATCCATCTCCTCTCCATTAACgaatttctttcttcaatttatGGTAGATTTGttcaagaaaaatattaaatgaaggTAGATTTGTGATCCTCTCATCACGGGCTTCAAGATTATGTAAGTATTTTCCAattttattcaagtttggaaatggGTTGAAGTTTAGAATTGATATGTAAGTTGATATTTAAGATATTGATATGTAAGTTGATATTTAAGAAATAGAGATTTTGGAGATGTTTTATTTgtgttggtttgaatttaaaatggatatgAGCATGGTTTCTTGATTCTGTACAAGATCGGTTTTTAAGCCTACTGTATTTCGGATCTATGGGATGGTTTTAATTGGATTTTGATGTTATggtcttcatcaaacttgtagAGCATCAAGTTATCTTCGATTTGGTTCTTGAATCACTCAATTCCATGAAGATATGAGAGAGATATGTAATTTTTACTAAAACTGGTCTGGAAATCCGAATTAGTGCAGATTTGTGTACTTGCCttctgtttattcgaattctggGATTATTGGTTGGGTTTCGGAATTTGATGTTCAAATGAAAGTTATAGAAAATTTTCTTGTCTTCGAAATGATACCAAATTGGCTTGAATCCATTGGATATTGAAGAAGTTATGCTCAAAATACTAAACTGTGCCAGATTTGTACTGAtgcagaatttcgaaaattatgttgtatatttcagattatgaatgaCTAAGTAAACGACTTTATTTGACAAACGTTTGTGAATACGAATGGTTGGGCATTATATTTTTTGCATATCCAATTTAcagatcttgatttgaagtagtatcaaattaattatgaattttgtacgaaAATTTCTCTGTGTTGATAAATAATCCGAGTTATTGAAGATTCGGTTGAAGTATTGACTTGGGTTGGCTCAAGATTATTTACTTTAAGTTAGTTGATAAGGAGTCGAGTAGACTGCGAGGGTTCAAGACTTTTCAACCATATATTTTGATCTCTTGTTGGTGATATTCGAAATGTATGTTACGGTCAGTAACATACgagataaaaatatcatttttattttaaactgaaaattctatggcccgatgaattacttgtgatttgatgATAGTTGTTGTCTTGAGATGAGTTTGTTGTGATATTGAGATGATGAtcttgatttgcatcattacattgcatattgagccacttgtcgattcagatttgatatggcagaggtcgccttgatttattgatttgttggatgtatgtggctatagttgagttggcatagtgtatgtggaggtcgctgctatggccggAACACTCTCTATAAGCGCACTATaatcctgggattgtagaacacagcaccccacctcgaacggatgagtcggtggatgttgctgggggattctcttcccttgggtaccctatgaccagatgattcacttgatcttgagatttattgatagcccacaacTTCTGATCACGCATTACGTTATATTgcatttttatgaatttatatgaactatttgtctttttaaaattcttatatgttattgattgtatcatactgggtttatactcaccggcacgttggctacctcttgttttcatgtgattgacggtaggtgaggcgagacttgagatgccagagtccagctccaggcaaggagatacgagttagaatgagattctcgggtcttaggagctattggATGATGTTTGGAATATTTTGTCTCACTAGTTTATTTTGACATGTTAaacttatatttcaaacatttaagaaatttaaattattttgacgatgttatGGTGGTTTGTGAACCACAGATTATTTGTTTTACTAAATCgtttggtttgttacatttaTAATTACTAGTATTAATATCGGACCCCGGGCCCTACATACTATGTGGCTTGTTGTTAcacgattttaaattgttaaacaacgctgATGGCACGTCTCTGTTTCGAGACGTGACAGCTTGACACATGTTGGAAAATTCTTCTTTTTGTACATTTCCACGGTGGTGGCATTCATCAGTTTGATAGGGTGGAGCTTTGGAACATCCATCGATGTGATTTTGTGCACATTATTGTTCATACAACTTTAACATATAGATTACTCATCAAATACAAAATGAACAATTTCTTCAAAGATTagagttttaaaattataaactaTATATGTTTTGGTAACATGTTAATATCTTAAAAACACATTAGcatcagatttagcatcaaaagcaaTTATTAACTATTTCTTTCCAAAATCTCTTAGATATCCCTGAATCAGCTATCATTATTCTCGCCACGTCCTTCAAACTATGGTTCCTTCTCTCAGTAACACCATTTTGTTGTGATCTAGCAGCTGAGGACGAATTATTGATTACTTGGTCATCTAGATAGGATGAGAGGATTTTGGTTATAAACTCGGTTCACATATCACTCCTTCTCGTATCTATTGCAAGGTATTtctcattttgaaaatgttttaaaaCTTTAATCAACTGGACACTGGTATGATCTTAAAGGCAAGAAGATTAATAAACCTGAAACAATCATTCACAATTACCAGAGTACATCTAATTTCTAGTAAGCTCTTCATCGGTATAGAACCAAAGAGAATCTATTGCAGTATATTCAATACATATATGTGGTGAAATTAAAACACATAAATGTGATTGAAAATCCTTCACCAAATCAGACCCAAATAAGGTAGATCTAGACTAGCGACTCAAACATGTCCatacaaataatattttttttgaagaaaaaatatattattaggAATCAGTCAAATTACAATCTTCATTCAACGCTTCTAAAATAAAATCTGGAGGGGAATTCCAGATAGAAGGACGAGCATGAAAGCAAGATTCCCTAGCAAGAATGTGGGCAACCTTGTTTGCTTGTCTACGAGTGAAACAGACCCTGAATGATGGTCTTTGACGAAGTAATTCACGACACTCTAAGATAATCGCTCCGAACTCTGAGTCTTCATCTCTTGCTGAACTCAGTGCTTCAGTAACACCTTTGGCATCGGAATCAAAAATTACCTCCGGGATGTTCATTTCCATGATCCAGCTAAGGGCTTCCTTGATCGCCATAGCCTCTGCCTCTTTTACGAGAGCTCTGCCAGGGAAGGCATTTGTTCTAGCTGAAATAAACACCCCGTCGAAATCTCGAAGAACCATACCAACCCCAAATAACCCCGATCCATTTTGTACTGATGCATCCACATTGCATTTGAGTGTTGGAACTTGTGGTTTTAGCCAGGAAAATCTCTCTTCTTCCTGATGGGTTGTTCCCTCTGGATTTCTTGCGATGTTACGCACCGCTCTCCAATCAGTCAAGAATTGAATGACTAAGCTAACAATTGAATCAGCTGGTCTAACAATTCTGTTCCAAAGTTTCTCATTCCGAGCACGCCATATGCCCCATAGTACCATAGCTATGTTTTCGAGGGAAGCCACATCTACCTGCTAGAACATTTTGAAAAGCCACTGGATGAATCCTTCAACTTCATTGGACTTTGAGACCACTAAGCTCCAGATACCAAGTTCTTCCCGGCAAGCTTTTGCCATTGGGCAGAAAATAAATTGATGCCACGAGTTCTCCCAATCGCTCCCACAGATAGGTACCAGGATATGTTTCTTTTGAAGGTTGCCTCTATTAGGGAGAATATCTCTAGCTACATGCCACAAGAAGACCTTTACCTTCGGTGGAATTTTTAGGCTCCAAAGTTTCTGCCAATCCCCAAGGCCCGTAGGAGCGTCGCCGTCGATTAGCAGTTCTTGTGCTATTTTGTAACATGATCGAACTTGGTATTTCCCATTGTTGCTATATTGCCAAATGAGTTGATCACCTCCTATGTTTGTGTGTACATGGATATTCAAGATTTCATGTACATCTGTGTTTCCAAATATATCAACCAGCAGCTCATGATCCCACTGGGTAGTGAACGGGATGAATAAATCACATACCTTTAGTGAGTGAAGCTCTGTGATAGGAGGGGATGTTATGTAGAAATTCCTTGGGTCACGAAGCCATGGCTCTCTCCAAACATTAATCTTATCTCCCTTTCCAATTCGCCACCTGACTCCTCTTTTTAGTATGATTCGTGAGCTCCACAGACTACGCCATATGAAGCTAGGATTGTGGCCCAGACTAGCATCCAGGAAATTCGAGGTTGGGAAATACTTCGCTTTTAGAACTATGGTCATTAGGGAGTCTGGTTTAGCAATGAGATTCCATGCTTGTTTACCTAGCATTGCCAGGTTGAAGGATTTCAGATTTCTAAACCCCATGCCACCATTTTGCTTCGGAACACATAGCCGATCCCATCTCAACCATTTGATGCCTCTATTGCCATTTGGGTTTGAACCCCACCAAAAAAAGTTCATAATACGTTGAAGCTCCTCAGTGGTAGATCTCGGCAGCAAGAACACGTTCATGCAGTAGGCTGGAAGCGCTTGAGCTACTGCTTTGATTAGTATTTCTCTACCTGCTTTAGAGAGGAATTTACCTTGCCATCCTTGAATACGCTTCCAAAGTCTATCTTTCAAGTAGTTGAAGAtatcctttttcttttttccaatAAGAGAAGGAAGCCCTAGATAAGTTCCAGACCTCATGTCTTTTGTGATACCCATTCTTCTGGACAGCAACTCCTTTTGATCAGCACCCATGTTCCCACTAAACATTATTCCAGATTTCACTAAATTTATTGTTTGGCCTGAGGCTTGCTCGTAATCACGAAGCAGCTTCTTTACCACTTCGCATTCTTCCACCCTTGCTTTACAGAACAAGAGGCTATCATCGGCGAATTAACAAATGAGAGATTTTTGGACCACCCCTGCTAACTCGGCATCCATTGATGAGACCATGTCTTTCTGCATCCTGTATCATAGATGAAAGGGCGTGAGCACAGATGATGAAGAGGTACGGTGAGAGTGGACATCCTTGACATAAACCTCTGTGAGGTTTAATAAGTACCAACAACTCGATCATTGACAATGACTGAATAAGAAACAGTAGTTATACAAAGCATGACCAATTTTACCCACTCTCCGTGGAAGCCAATCTTAATCAACATGTCTCCCAGAAAGTCCCAACTAAGGCGATCGTAAGCCTTGCTCACATCAAGTTTTACAGCCATGAAGCCTTCCTTCCCTCTTGTTTTCCGTTTCAGGTTGTGAAGCACTTCGAAGGCCACCACGACATTGTCCATAATCGATCTACCTGGTACGAAAGCTGATTGGTACTTTGAGATGATTCTATCCATAAGAGGTTTCATGCGGTTTGCCATGATCTTAGCAAAGATTTTGTACAGAACGTTACACAATGATATGGGCCGAAAGTCCTTCATGTTGTTTGGTTTCACGCATTTTGGAATTAGGACAATATGAGTGTCATTTAAGTTATTTGGAAAAACACCTATTGCTCCTCCAACTGTTACATTCCTGGAAAACTTCATTTCCCACCGTGCTCCAAAACTTGTGGAAAAACATCGGATTAAACCCATCTGGACCCGGTGAATTATCGTCCATTCATTTGTAAAACCACAGATTTCACTTCTTCGATCTTGAATGGTGAGAGGAGATCACGATTTTCTGCTTCAGAGATCACTGGTGTAACCTTGGATATGACCAAATCGCTATTTGCCAAGATGGGAGAGAATAATTCTGTAAAGTACTTCTTTACCACCTCACATAAATCATCAGTCTGCTCAATAGAATTTCCATTCTCATCAGTaagtttctttattttattcgATTCTCTACGGCTAGTGGCTGTTTTGTGGAAAAATTTGGAGTTCATGTCTCCGTCTTTAAGCCAATAGGCTTTCGCCCGCTGTTTCCAAAAGGTCTCCTCATGTGCTAATAGAACAATGAGTTCCGAGTTTAGTTCTAGAGCTCGCTGCACTGATGCTTGATCTATTTTGGAGCGAAGATAATCTATTTCATTCTTGCATCGATCGATTTTTTCCCGGAATTCTCTTGAAACCTTTCTGCCCCATCTCTGCAAGTTATCAGCTGTATATTGCAATTTATCAGTGACGCGAATGCTTGAGGAGTTCACCCAACTTTCTCTAACCACCTCAGATAGGCCCGGTTCACGCAGCCACTTGTTTTCGAAACGGAATCCCCTCCTTTTTCCCGCTGAGGATTTTATTCTCTGTGGTAAGAAGAATAGGGGAATGGTCTGATATAAGAGCTGTACAGTTAGAGAGGATACCATGTGGGAATATCGTGGTCCAACCATTATTAACCAGAGCTCTGTCTATTCTTTCTTCAACAGCATTAATGGTTCCTTTACTTCTTGCCCAAGTGAAAGGATAGCCCTTGAGAGGTAGATCAGTCAATCCACATGTATAGCCACTACTTCTCGGAAGCCGTTTATAAGCCAAGTGGGATGGTCTACCCTTCCTATTTTATCATCTGGACTTAACATGTCGTTAAAGTCCCCTATGCAGCACCAAGGAAGTTGAGATTGGCTGTGAATTTTGTGAAGTAACCTCCACGAGTCCCTTCTCCTTCGCCTTTCTGGATAGCCATGAAGCCCGTAAGTCTCCATGTTGGTTTATCATCATCCTTGATTTCTGCGTTAACATGATTTTCAGAGAAGTCTTGCATAATACAGAGATCTTTATGACGCCATAACAGAGCAAGTCCACCTCGACGTCCAACTCTATCAACAGCAAAGGAACTAAAGTTTCCGAAAGAAACAGAATCTCGGCTTTGTGAGTTCGGATCAACTCACCAAGAATAGGAATTGCTCGAGGCTGGCCGAGCCCTCGGCAATTCCAACTAAGGACAATCATGGTTCCCGGCAGGCCTGGGAACCAGGACCTGCCGATAAAAAATGCTGGTTTGGGTGATCATTCTCTGAGGCTTTTGGATGGGCTTTTGTATCCAGGTTCATGTTGGTGATCTTGGATTGGGCCTCTGTATTGTGGTTCGCGCGGGAGCGTTTCCTATTATTGAGTAGCTCCATCTCATTCCCAAAAATTTCTCCATCAAAGTTAGGCTGGATGGTATTTCCATATAGGCTGTTTCCGAGAATCATGCTCcaatttgaatgatcatttatagAGATTGAGAGATTTTCGGCAATTCCCTTGCCCTTGTCAGCGGAGGATTTGTTACTTACCTCTTTTGGATCCGAAAATTTTGCTTCTGATTGATTGCCATCTATCGTTGTTCCACCGGAGGTAGCCGGAGCTCCGGTGGGCTCATCTTCTCGCAACCATTTGTTCTCCCCCAGACTGGATGTTCTCTTATCCCTGCGCTCGAAGCCAAATGCCCCAATTCCGTTTACcatcatcatgaatcatatTGAAGAGTTTGTCACAGAATTTCTCTATATGTCCCAGACAACCGCACAAGAAACAGAAAGAGCCAAGCTTTTCATATTTAAAGCTTACGAGGAAACTCTCACCATTTGATTTTCCTATTTTCTTGCATTGTTTAAGTGGGTTTTGGACGTCGATGGCTACTCGTATACGCATGTAAGGCCTCCATGATCCTTTGTTATTGTTGCTGTCATATTCCAGGAAGTTTCCCATGTATGATCCCAATTGCCTGCCCACGGCTTCAGACATGTACCCAAATGGTAAGTCGTGAATTTGGATCCAGAAGTTGAGATGGCGTAGTGGAACCTGTAGTGGTTGTTCCTCTCTTTTCAGATGGTGTAGGAGAAGAAAATTATTGTCAAAGGTCCATGGTCCCCCTTCCAATATCCTTTGCAAGTCCACCGAATGATAGAACTGAAAAATAAACCTTTTGAATCCAATCTCTCTGATAGTGACACGTTTACCAGGCCTCCAGATGGAAGATAAGCGTTGTTTCATGATATTCAAATTGATTTGCCTTTCTGTCAAGAAGATCCCCACTAAACATAGTTCATTTGCATCATCTGCTATTTGTAGGATATTCAGATCAAAAGCGATTTCATCATCTTCATCGTCAATTAGTGATAAGCCAGCCATATATGAGGGGGCGAAATTTGCCTCACTGAAGAAATTAAATGAAGACAGGGCGAGGAAAAtccataaataatattaataactTCGTATAATTAAAGTTTCAAAATCTTTTGTTTGAAATGTTCTAATAAATCCAAATCCAACTGTCCAAATGATAGTACccatattaatattatttcgaGTTTCTGTTTCGAttgataaatttgatttaattgaaaattttcGATTTATAAAACAATTTATTTAGTGTATATGAAATCAACAACAATTACTACTAAGTTGAGAATAAAAATTTGTAATTGCTCccatcatttttcctttttgtttTATAAACGAAAAGCATATCACAAAAACTAACACATGCTAGAGTTACACActaaataaaatttgataaataagaattACGAATTTCATGCAGGCCACTTAAACCAACTACCATCGAAGAACTCTAATCTATATTGCATTCCTTTTTGCCAAATTGAGTTCCCAACATTAATTTTCTTGTGAATCACAGCACAGCAATGCGAAATCTCTCACGACTTCTCTTTTCCTTGTGAATACAAAGCTCTCGAAAGAAATGTCACGAACCGGCTCAAAGGTGGCCGTGAATACTGGGAGGAAGATGGGTGAGGTTGGCTGCAGGAGGTGTAAGAGGAGCGGTGGCGTTGGCCAGGTGCGGCGGCAATTGAGGCAGGCATTGGTAGCACTTTGTGAATAGACCGAAGGTGTCGATTTGGTGAATAAAATTTGTCATACTGGCCCATCCTCCGAACCCGAACCCAATTATCAAAACCCATATAACCAAAAATATGTTGATGATGTAAGTCCCAACCCATCTCCCAAAGTACTTTGGAGGCTGTTCCACCGCATTCTGCACCAGAAGACAAATTGTGCTTAATTTTAATACTTTATAcgcatttaatttaatttaatttaattctgATCTTTATAGATGATATAAATCGAGGAAATTTGTATTTTCGGACGACCAAACTATATATGAGCCAGTATATGTATGGGGTGTGACTGTATAATTTCAAGATTTTGAGTTTCCCCACCTGATACCTGTCACCTTCTAATTATAGAAACCATTCGGTATTTCTTTGGAAATGATTCCCGATCGAATATGTAAAGAATTTGGGATACAAAAactgtatttttttaataaaatttatgacTATTGCAGATTATGCTGGTTACCTCTCGGGCCGCAGCTGATCTGAAGGTAAAAATGTGAGCCAAAGCAGGGATAATGTAGACGGTGAAGCTGACAAGAAGGGACCCGACGGTGGAGTTGATAGGTCCGAAAAACGGGAAGATGATGGCCAAGAACCATATCGGAACCACCACGGGCAACCTCGCCGCGGCCCTCTTGCACAAGCTCTTGCATTCATGCATGCCTATCGCCTTCTCCCACACGAAATACAAGGGAGTGCACGCGAAACCGAATGTTATAAACTGCATTCATCGACATGCAACCATAACCAAACATTAACATCCACCATGTAAAAAGTGATTATCAAGACTCAAAAATATAGACTTTTTACAATATACATAATACGGTTGATGAGTAAATTAATGAAGACATAAATGGAACCTGATGGATGAGCATCAAAATGACGGCCATGTCCCTGAAGGGTGATCTCGGCAGAAGAGCGAAAGCATTGGAGTGATTGAGAAGCAAATCTCCGAAAGCCCAGTACACTGCCGAGGCCGACGGGAGTGTCAGGGTCAACACATACGCTGTGGCTATTAAGTATATGGCCTTGAATTTCTGTGGCTTCCACATTGCGTGCATTATCTCCCTGCAATATTAAATACGTACCCCCACTATTTATTAACATTTTCAGGTCTCTGTGTTACTATTACatgattaatatatatattttttagcaGAATTTCAGGGGAGGGGCGACATTTGATTCACGTGGGTGTCGAACCCCCACGTGGGAGAGGCGCTTCTGCCAGCTGAGTCAATTGCCTAGTGGCTCATCTTTGACTATACTATTGAGCCATTTATCTtagttatatttatattaacgattttttttgtttttaaaaaaaatagagataCTGAATCAATATTGACGGAGCGGGCCAAACGAGAATTGAATGATCAGACTGGAGCCCCAGGCACCCAGTCACCTTTCATCACAGCATGAAACCAAAGCTGCATAAAGTAAATGGAGAAAGAAGTCTGGCTTTTTTCCCAAAGATagcaaaagaagagaaaaaagcGTTGTCCAAGAAAGTGCGACTTGTAACACCTAACCACGCCTAACATTTCCACAGCTGGAAAATTATTGAATCCTCAGAGTAAAAAGGACGAGTGACAACCCAATTAAAACCCTCGAGCTGTTTGAGGAAATAAAAGGGATTGGCCAGATTCTGTTCGTATTCCCAAAGGTTAAGTCGCTTTCACGATAACGTTAGGATGTTCAAAGCCCGATTTATCTTTCCCTATTCCAAATCTTTCTACAATTTCTTTTGTCGGAATCGATCAACTTAATAATGTTTTACATAATATTCACAGCTTGAAGGAGACCTTATAGGACTTGCATAGAAAAACGTGGAATAAATGTGCGAGAAAAATAACGTAAAAGACACAAAATTAATATTAGGACACAAAAAATAGTATGTCATACACAGTAACGGCATGTCCCCCAAATGTGTAGAGAATGTTGGTGGCCCCTGTGAAATATAACACCAACTTGTTTGGACCCGAATGCTTCACACCCTCTACCTGTTCATACATACATAAATTAGACTGAATCCCATCGATAATCAATCTTATACTAAATGTATTTGGCTAAGAATCTTGGGCACTTTGGACATAATTATTCGAACAAGGAACTATTAGTTAAATTCAATTGGACTAACATGATTTGATTCGCAGTGTAAAAGTGATTAATACAGGAACAAAAAATTTGATTAGTCGACAAATTTCTCCAAGAAAATCTATATATATGCACTATGGAATACTACTTTTATACATCAATTTTTAGGGGGGTTTTGTTCTATAGAAAAGTAGAATAAAATATacatggatatatatatatatatacctgtcCATGGAGTAAGGATGCAATAGTGAGGTACCACGCTGTGTAAGTGGTCATCAGCAAGCCAAGAAAAGACCATATTCTATAATTGTGAAACGAAGGAATGAACACTGTCGTAGCACAACATGCCCCAAATATATATGTCCACGTTCTCTTGTCCAAATTGTCATTTATGTAATATATATTGCTGCAATatcaaatttttaaacatataaaatatatacactggtgctgttatgtatatatatgtgagTGTATGTATGTGTCAGCTAGATACCTTGCGCAGGCTATAAGTTGAATCACGgatccaaacagaagaaaagtgCAGTTAAACGCCAAGCCCACGTTCCTCCAGTGTTTTCCGAGGAGCCCGTCAAGAACTTCAAACCACTGcaggttttatttttaaaagaaaaaattggatTTGTTAGATTAGTTTAAACGGAAAAACATAGAAACCCATGTGAAATTGCGAGCAGTGGATGTGGAATTTTTGTCTTTGCTCATGTTCTGATTATGTATTCTTGTCATAAAACTGTATATATTAAGATTAAATAAATTAGTAGAAAATGGACAGGATTTGATTAATTTAACCTGAATAACATGATTCCTGAAATCAactttctctctttctttcctGGTTCTGTATTCCAGGTAGAGGATGCAGATTAAATAAGCTGTCCAGCTTCCCATCACGCCATAGAACAGCTGGAACAGAACCCCGGAAAGCATTCCCAGTTGCGAAAATGAATATGGCAATGTAAGCAACACTTGAGCCACCTGGATCAATATCAAGcaaaataattatgaaattaagcTAAATATTAAATATCACAGGAATTAAGATCCCATCGTAGCAGAAGGATTCATTTAGGGAAtggaattaaaattttcaaatctaACAGAGACATTTATGGAGAGTTGGGGGAACCTGGTTGGAAGCACAGCTGAACCAGGCATCGTAAGCGGAGCCACCATGCCAGAAGAGGTTGGAAACTTGAGACTTGATATCTCTTGGTTTCCCTTCGGTCTCCATTTCTACATAGTTTCCCACCATAACAGTCTCCACCACCTTATCGGAGGAGGCCATTTTCACGCTCTAGTGTGTTAAACTGTGTGTTTCTTGATTTCTCTGTCGATGGATATGAAAAACTAAATACACACAACTGGGAAACATGATGGAGGAGAAGCAGTATTTAATATAGAATGTCGGGAGGGTAAAAAGGACTTTTCGTAAAAGTTGTTGTTGAA
Protein-coding sequences here:
- the LOC142504799 gene encoding uncharacterized protein LOC142504799, whose protein sequence is MVGPRYSHMVSSLTVQLLYQTIPLFFLPQRIKSSAGKRRGFRFENKWLREPGLSEVVRESWVNSSSIRVTDKLQYTADNLQRWGRKVSREFREKIDRCKNEIDYLRSKIDQASVQRALELNSELIVLLAHEETFWKQRAKAYWLKDGDMNSKFFHKTATSRRESNKIKKLTDENGNSIEQTDDLCEVVKKYFTELFSPILANSDLVISKVTPVISEAENRDLLSPFKIEEVKSVVLQMNGR
- the LOC142504778 gene encoding uncharacterized protein LOC142504778 is translated as MVLWGIWRARNEKLWNRIVRPADSIVSLVIQFLTDWRAVRNIARNPEGTTHQEEERFSWLKPQVPTLKCNVDASVQNGSGLFGVGMVLRDFDGVFISARTNAFPGRALVKEAEAMAIKEALSWIMEMNIPEVIFDSDAKGVTEALSSARDEDSEFGAIILECRELLRQRPSFRVCFTRRQANKVAHILARESCFHARPSIWNSPPDFILEALNEDCNLTDS
- the LOC142541288 gene encoding auxin transporter-like protein 5; translation: MASSDKVVETVMVGNYVEMETEGKPRDIKSQVSNLFWHGGSAYDAWFSCASNQVAQVLLTLPYSFSQLGMLSGVLFQLFYGVMGSWTAYLICILYLEYRTRKEREKVDFRNHVIQWFEVLDGLLGKHWRNVGLAFNCTFLLFGSVIQLIACASNIYYINDNLDKRTWTYIFGACCATTVFIPSFHNYRIWSFLGLLMTTYTAWYLTIASLLHGQVEGVKHSGPNKLVLYFTGATNILYTFGGHAVTVEIMHAMWKPQKFKAIYLIATAYVLTLTLPSASAVYWAFGDLLLNHSNAFALLPRSPFRDMAVILMLIHQFITFGFACTPLYFVWEKAIGMHECKSLCKRAAARLPVVVPIWFLAIIFPFFGPINSTVGSLLVSFTVYIIPALAHIFTFRSAAARENAVEQPPKYFGRWVGTYIINIFLVIWVLIIGFGFGGWASMTNFIHQIDTFGLFTKCYQCLPQLPPHLANATAPLTPPAANLTHLPPSIHGHL
- the LOC142504807 gene encoding uncharacterized protein At4g02000-like, encoding MAGLSLIDDEDDEIAFDLNILQIADDANELCLVGIFLTERQINLNIMKQRLSSIWRPGKRVTIREIGFKRFIFQFYHSVDLQRILEGGPWTFDNNFLLLHHLKREEQPLQVPLRHLNFWIQIHDLPFGYMSEAVGRQLGSYMGNFLEYDSNNNKGSWRPYMRIRVAIDVQNPLKQCKKIGKSNGESFLRNSVTNSSI